A single Drosophila ananassae strain 14024-0371.13 chromosome 3L, ASM1763931v2, whole genome shotgun sequence DNA region contains:
- the LOC6494361 gene encoding serine protease grass has protein sequence MKYLVLCITVLAYVGANPPRLLEEDCGRSVKKIRVFGGKDATEGANPWMAMVLVAKPLRFICGGSLITKWFVLTAAHCLSDGDQYIVRLGEYNRDIHDDNAIDYDVIKSFTHNHFHNVSYVNDIAMMLLERPVQYTDNIRPICVILDPALRKTVEDASTLRAVGWGETGPQGKTSRVLQTLNMKRSENQICALKYNRTLSRSQICVSGAVPNTSICNGDSGGPVGDDIQITLGRGLPKFVQIGIASYHDHMCDNTIVLTDVLSHGDWIYKVALRYTPKQNTTGN, from the exons ATGAAGTACTTGGTTCTCTGTATTACAGTCCTCGCTTATGTCGGAGCGAATCCGCCCCGACTTCTAGAAGAGGATTGCGGACGTTcggtaaaaaaaattagagtGTTTGGTGGCAAGGACGCAACGGAGGGTGCAAATCCTTGGATGGCCATGGTTCTAGTCGCCAAGCCCTTGAGATTCATCTGTGGTGGATCGCTGATTACCAAAT GGTTCGTGCTGACGGCAGCGCACTGCTTGTCGGATGGCGATCAGTA CATTGTGCGCTTAGGCGAATATAATCGAGACATCCATGACGACAATGCCATCGATTATGATGTGATCAAATCCTTTACACATAATCACTTTCACAATGTCAGCTACGTGAACGACATCGCCATGATGCTACTGGAGCGTCCGGTGCAATACACAG ACAACATCCGACCCATCTGCGTGATCCTGGACCCAGCGCTGCGAAAAACGGTGGAAGATGCTTCTACCCTAAGAGCCGTTGGTTGGGGAGAGACTGGTCCTCAAGGCAAAACAAGCCGTGTCCTTCAGACTTTGAACATGAAGCGCAGCGAAAACCAGATCTGCGCCTTAAAGTACAACCGGACTCTGTCCCGAAGCCAGATCTGCGTATCGGGTGCAGTCCCGAACACCAGTATTTGCAACGGCGACTCCGGAGGGCCGGTGGGCGATGATATCCAAATTACCTTGGGAAGGGGACTACCAAAATTCGTTCAAATCGGTATTGCCAGCTACCACGACCATATGTGCGACAATACGATCGTTCTTACGGACGTCCTCAGCCATGGCGATTGGATCTATAAGGTGGCGTTGAGGTATACGCCTAAACAAAATACCACCGGGAACTAA
- the LOC6496217 gene encoding protein Cep89 homolog yields the protein MSTRNIMITDLDQPDPEHQPKRNRKVLQTLSGNFNRRSRSVEVEVKQRSEQQSAKDRKKDRSFNSLLQAKEQQLEQLLQRLATLHRYNEQFAKENEQLRTDSADLERRLAEAELRVANCSRCQQLGQRLETVLGQNRTLAADVDMLKTLVFRLNVQIENYQDQRRHGEEAPPAGGVTSSTTSLSCPPLPTHTLGPLLQAYDESLRDKNALLAQFNTEFEHFTGELKRALEENTKLLQTQEQLRRDLGGWREERVCLQAQLGVCRSKAEAQTRKTDLAKEKLVEVMHCYEQRTQTLLLDMDHLQAAYARTKSELAALKSAPPSVAVTIPVPTPSAAPADSEAVIQCKALLEQLRHEHARERASLQDQLQATNARAVSLARSTEKAKHGRDRLKARLRMALQWAQKLEAGQVEVQDTYEVVRRLEVLVQHKESQLRGLHARNAEELDKLRHKLQQKDETIKTLLRGKMERRPAVD from the exons ATGAGTACGCGAAATATAATGATCACGGATCTGGATCAACCCGATCCGGAGCACCAGCCTAAGCGGAACCGCAAGGTCCTGCAGACCCTGTCTGGTAACTTTAACCGTCGGTCGCGTAGTGTTGAGGTCGAAGTGAAGCAACGTTCCGAACAGCAGTCAGCCAAGGATCGCAAAAAGGATCGGTCATTTAACTCCCTG CTTCAGGCCAAGGAACAGCAGCTGGAGCAGCTCCTTCAAAGGCTAGCCACCCTCCATCGCTACAATGAACAGTTCGCCAAAGAGAACGAGCAGCTGCGGACGGACAGCGCTGATCTGGAGCGGCGCCTAGCGGAAGCAGAGCTGCGTGTGGCCAACTGCTCCCGTTGCCAGCAGCTAGGCCAGCGCCTGGAGACGGTTCTCGGTCAGAACCGAACCCTAGCCGCCGATGTGGACATGTTAAAAACTCTGGTCTTCCGGCTAAATGTCCAAATAGAGAATTACCAAGATCAGCGACGCCACGGTGAAGAAGCGCCCCCAGCGGGGGGTGTTACATCGTCGACGACTTCCCTTTCTTGTCCACCACTACCCACCCACACACTGGGCCCTCTCCTGCAAGCCTACGATGAATCCCTGAGAGACAAGAATGCGCTGTTGGCACAGTTCAACACAGAGTTTGAACACTTCACAGGGGAGCTGAAGCGAGCACTAGAGGAAAACACCAAGTTG CTACAAACGCAGGAGCAACTACGTCGAGACCTCGGCGGCTGGCGGGAGGAACGTGTCTGCCTCCAGGCTCAGCTCGGGGTATGTCGCTCCAAGGCAGAGGCCCAGACCCGCAAGACCGATCTGGCTAAAGAGAAGCTGGTGGAGGTGATGCATTGCTACGAGCAGCGCACGCAGACTCTGCTGTTGGACATGGACCACCTGCAAGCGGCTTATGCCCGCACAAAGTCGGAATTGGCCGCGCTCAAAAGTGCTCCGCCTTCTGTTGCAGTTACAATTCCAGTACCTACACCTTCAGCTGCGCCTGCCGATTCGGAGGCTGTTATTCAGTGCAAAGCGCTCCTTGAGCAACTCCGGCATGAACACGCAAGGGAGCGAGCTTCTCTTCAAGACCAACTGCAAGCCACCAATGCCCGAGCAGTTTCTTTGGCCCGCAGCACAGAGAAAGCAAAACACGGACGGGATCGACTAAAGGCACGCCTCCGAATGGCTTTGCAGTGGGCTCAGAAGCTGGAAGCGGGCCAGGTGGAAGTGCAGGACACCTACGAGGTAGTACGACGTCTCGAAGTGCTTGTCCAACACAAGGAGTCGCAGCTGCGGGGACTGCACGCTCGTAATGCCGAGGAGCTGGACAAGCTTAGGCACAAGCTGCAGCAAAAGGACGAAACGATTAAGACACTCCTTCGGGGAAAAATGGAACGGAGGCCAGCAGTGGACTAG
- the LOC6502517 gene encoding chymotrypsin-like protease CTRL-1 isoform X1, with protein MYIWPPITKTYKFKSFIRPILSINMIAMSAAIVFIAGLLMSHLESSSAQVLDEHCGLPGLGQTDDSLGPWVAFLHVNQSIVCAGSLISQRFILTAAHCTPKGIKARLGNSGSVPSLQPEDHDVEYTFKKRSYNNRTLTSDIALVKLFSPVQYKEHIKPICILLPPQMVEANEFVGTGWRVPQFRFSTHDLRPIFMQRVNRSVCTEKTGVALASTQFCAKNPNPVTMEGPAGSALYRKVVLDGVMRVIQLGIGSYNQHDFGDTRIFTDVLSFSSWIQNVVMNMPELGAKKSGLSQIL; from the exons atgtacatatggcCTCCAATCACTAAAACgtataaatttaaatcttttatAAGACCAATCCTCAGTATAAATATGATCGCAATGAGCGCTGCGATCGTTTTTATCGCCGGACTATTGATGTCCCATTTGGAGTCGAGTTCGGCACAAGTTCTAGACGAACATTGCGGGCTCCCAGGCCTTGGACAGACGGATGATTCACTAGGCCCGTGGGTAGCCTTTCTGCATGTCAATCAAAGTATTGTGTGTGCCGGATCACTGATCAGCCAGC gtttcatTCTGACTGCTGCACACTGTACCCCGAAGGGAAT AAAAGCCCGCTTGGGCAACAGTGGTAGCGTTCCCAGCTTGCAGCCAGAGGATCATGATGTAGAATATACATTTAAGAAGCGTAGTTATAATAATCGAACTCTGACCAGTGACATTGCTCTTGTAAAACTGTTCAGCCCCGTTCAATATAAAG AACACATCAAGCCGATCTGCATTTTGTTGCCGCCACAAATGGTTGAAGCCAATGAGTTTGTCGGCACTGGTTGGCGGGTGCCCCAGTTTCGATTCTCAACCCACGACCTCCGGCCCATATTTATGCAAAGGGTGAACCGGTCGGTTTGCACGGAGAAGACTGGAGTAGCGTTGGCCTCCACCCAGTTCTGCGCTAAGAATCCGAACCCAGTGACCATGGAGGGACCTGCTGGTAGTGCCCTCTACCGGAAGGTCGTCCTTGATGGTGTTATGCGTGTTATCCAGTTGGGAATAGGAAGCTACAATCAGCACGATTTCGGGGACACGCGCATTTTCACGGATGTCCTTAGTTTTTCCTCGTGGATTCAGAATGTTGTGATGAATATGCCCGAGTTGGGAGCTAAAAAGTCAGGTCTATCCCAGATACTTTAA
- the LOC6496216 gene encoding uncharacterized protein LOC6496216 produces the protein MEIAGLTRVGATMQAFLAASLLILMTAIYREDNDSGSHYIHPRHSMQFG, from the coding sequence ATGGAGATCGCCGGATTGACTCGCGTCGGTGCCACGATGCAGGCGTTCCTCGCCGCCAGCCTGCTCATCCTGATGACCGCCATCTACCGAGAAGACAACGACTCTGGCTCACACTACATTCACCCCCGACACAGCATGCAGTTTGGTTAG
- the LOC6502517 gene encoding uncharacterized protein LOC6502517 isoform X2, with the protein MVEANEFVGTGWRVPQFRFSTHDLRPIFMQRVNRSVCTEKTGVALASTQFCAKNPNPVTMEGPAGSALYRKVVLDGVMRVIQLGIGSYNQHDFGDTRIFTDVLSFSSWIQNVVMNMPELGAKKSGLSQIL; encoded by the coding sequence ATGGTTGAAGCCAATGAGTTTGTCGGCACTGGTTGGCGGGTGCCCCAGTTTCGATTCTCAACCCACGACCTCCGGCCCATATTTATGCAAAGGGTGAACCGGTCGGTTTGCACGGAGAAGACTGGAGTAGCGTTGGCCTCCACCCAGTTCTGCGCTAAGAATCCGAACCCAGTGACCATGGAGGGACCTGCTGGTAGTGCCCTCTACCGGAAGGTCGTCCTTGATGGTGTTATGCGTGTTATCCAGTTGGGAATAGGAAGCTACAATCAGCACGATTTCGGGGACACGCGCATTTTCACGGATGTCCTTAGTTTTTCCTCGTGGATTCAGAATGTTGTGATGAATATGCCCGAGTTGGGAGCTAAAAAGTCAGGTCTATCCCAGATACTTTAA
- the LOC6496215 gene encoding uncharacterized protein LOC6496215, whose product MECRAAPVLPTYSQACGSTHLPRKQSLCRTLFDYGPLNDPVIILITLAVVVGSFCLLSGFILLCMVSKAWQDETSEAILLMAIGFFITALSCVSWKLTRIQRIAQLVEDQTA is encoded by the exons ATGGAGTGCAGAGCTGCTCCGGTTCTTCCCACCTACTCGCAAGCCtg TGGCTCTACCCACCTGCCCAGAAAGCAATCCCTTTGCCGGACGCTCTTCGACTACGGACCCCTCAATGATCCAGTGATTATCCTCATCACACTAGCCGTGGTCGTTGGATCCTTCTGCCTGCTCAGTGGCTTCATCCTGCTCTGTATGGTGTCGAAGGCTTGGCAGGATGAGACCTCCGAGGCGATATTGCTCATGG CTATAGGATTTTTTATAACTGCCCTGTCGTGTGTGTCCTGGAAATTGACCCGGATCCAGAGAATCGCCCAGCTGGTAGAGGACCAAACTGCTTGA